The genome window GTCCAACGAGACTTCGGTCTCCGACCTGGTGAGTCTGATGCTTTCTGATGCTGCAACTCGTGATTCCTTCCCTTAACTCTTACTTTTAGGTTCACGGGCTGTGCCTAGACCTCAGTTGTCCATCGAACCCGCAGAAGATGTTGTGACATCGCCCCCCGAGATGAATTCTCCTCCCCACTCGTCTGATGATGCCCGAGAGCCGTATGTGCAAGAAAGTACCCCTCTCACCCCAGTTAAGGACACTTGCGATGACGATCGTTCATCAACTATCTCTCCAACAGTCAATACCAACGGTCTGCTTCCAATCCCGAAAAATCGATCCCCAGAAAGACGTGGCAGCGACGATTCGCAGAGTGGCAAGGAAAGCCCTGGAGGCCCGGAAACTCCTTCCCTCCCCGCCCATTTCCCGCCTTGCCCTAGGGAGCGACCTACACGCCAAGAGATCGCCCTCTGGCATGAAGGATGTATGGCTGTTCAACGCGATGATGGGACCGTTGATGGCTTCGATGTCGTGGACTGGCTGATGACAAGAAAGGGGGGAGTTCTCAACCCTTGGCCTAGGCTAGACGAAGGGCGGATGGTCGTCGAGAGTATGGGGCGGGAGATTATTGACCTCGATGCGATCCACCGCCaacaggaagaagaagcagaggtTGCCAGGCTCAAAGAAGAGCGTCGACAGAGAAACAAACGACGATATCGACCTCGTGGTCAGatcgagaaagaaaaggCCGAACGACGAGCTGCCCAAGAAGCCCAACAGGCCCAAGATTTAGCTAAGAAGACATCCAGTGCCTATGATTCGGAGCAGGGGCAAGATATGGCCGACACCGACGAGCCTCCAGCAAAAAAGGCTAGAGTTGATATTGAATCCTAGAAACGGCCACGAAGAAACGAAGGCAACTACCTAGGCACATGGGCTTGCATTTACACTCACAAAAGGCGATTTCGGCGTTAGGGTCTTTCCACATTAATAGTGACCAGGGGCCTGATTGTATCTAAATCGGTTGCTTTCATGTCTGCTTTGGAGTTCTTTGGAGCAATATCGGTGTTTTGTCAATTATGTCTTTGCGGTGACGGATGATCACATGTTGTCCGCACCTGTAATACACTTTATTTGACATACTTTTGCGTTCTATTCTTTTGTTTTCTATTTGTCAGACTTTCCAATATCCTTTGCAAATGTGTTTGCCACAATAAAGGGGAAACATGCTGTTGCCTCCATGTATACCTTGTGAATGGTCAGTGGCTAGCAGGAGTAGAAGAGACGTGTCGACTTACTTTCACATTATCAGCTCCAATCTTGATTTTGCCCCACGATACAGCCTCATCTGGTCTAGCACCTGCATCACTGCCATCAAATTCTTGTGCTGTGTTGATGTAAACCGCCGACTCGGCGCCATTGCGCATCAAGCATGCATTGGCAATGTGGTGCTTGATGATACCACCACCCAGAATGATCATACCGGCCCGCTTGGCTCGGACAgcaatggtgttgatgcGTCGGATATCTTCAACCAGATCGATCTTCAGTTGAAGGGGCGAGGACTTAAAAGTATGGAAATAGAGCATGTCGCCGAGGCTTCCGTCAGTGATGGCAGGGCAGAACACTGGAATATTGTTCTTGTATGCCCAGTAATAGACGGATCGCTCATCATTGATCTCCTTACCTAGACGATGGATCACCTTGGATGGCGTCCAGTTGATCTCTTCCTCAGTGCCTTTACTagcctcctgctcctcaagcATCTTGTCGAGAATGGGGACGACCCAGTCTTCGAAGGCGCAGTAGTTCGCATTAGGAACAACGAGGTTTCCAATGCGGTTGAGACCCTTGCGGCGGAGTTCGGCTCCAGGGGTACTGAAGGAACCAACATATGTGTCACCAAGGCACTTGATGAAATCCTCTTCGATGCCACCAGCCGTGGTGACGATACATGAAACGTGGTTATGCTCGACAAGCCAACGGAGGACACCACGAAGGCCTGATGAGATGAGGTTGGAAGTATATCCCAAGAAAATTGTGGTCTTATCCCCCGTCTCCGGGTCTTTCCATGCACGCTACCAGTTGTTAGCCAAGGTGGTGTGCCTTTCAGAGTTTGAAACTCTAGTATAGAGTTTCTGAATCGAAACGCACCATATCATTGATGATCCTCACGGCCTCACACATAGAAGACGCTTGGAAGCCCATGTGACGCATGCCCTCGAAGAGATTCTCCGCAGTGATGGGGCCTTTGAACTTGTTGAAGTCCAACTCCTCGACCTTCTGAGCATCAGCAGGCATCTCCTCGGACTTGACCAAGACGGCCTCTGTGGCCGCCGAAGGCGGAGCATCGGAGTTGGAAGTCATTGTCGTAAATTTCGCGCCCAAGGTGTTGATGTAAGTAGTGAGCCATATGTTTCGAGTCGTAAGTTTGTAGGTAAAATAGTGGACGGACAACACAGAATTCAATGGCCAATCGAAACCTCAGCAAATGTTGAACACAACGCCAGGATGTATAAAAAAATTTAAGAATGAAAAGAGTTTTCCCAATGGCAATGTATCATCAGATTTGCTTTTCTCATTAAAGATACTTACTTATTCTATGATTCGTTAATAACATTGTGACTCTTATCTTCATGATTTCTTCCATGAGAAAATCACGGCTCCGGGCTCCACATTGAAAAAAACGGCGGGGTCCATCGGGGCTTCAAAAATGGGCGTGCATGTATCCCTCCGACTGGCAGATCTATTTGGGGTCTAGCGTCTCACGGCAATTCTGGGTCAAGGCCCCTGGACATTCGCTGAGGAGCCCTTCCATCCACCACTAAGCGCCACACGACAGTGTGTCCATTCCAATTTGCAGGATGGGGTCGCTTAAGCTTAGGCCCCTAGGATCCAAATGCACGCCTGAGGCTTGACTTCGATCCTCAAACCTTCAACCTACATCCAACCATCCCTCTATCGCAAAAGGTACTGTCGCCTTTGCATATCGACCCTCATTTCATCGCGATTTACTTGTCTCGGACACGGTGCTCGCATATAATAACGCTAATAAGTTCTACGTCTGTTTTGACTTCTTATTTGATACCCCATTCATTCGACGGATTAAGGGTGTTTTTTGGTAACCGAGACGCGACGTCAACGATCTGGGTACGACACGGCGACACAAGACCTGCGAAAGTTTAGTAAATCTCGACGAGTCAATTTCTTCAGTGTTAAACTTACGGATCTTTACGTGGCGCACGATATTCGGTGTCATAATTTTGACTTTTGCATAACTGGGTGCATGGGCTGCCTATAAATAACCACTTCCTTGGGGCTTCCTGCGGCCTTTGAGAAATGTACGAACAATTGCCCCATCCCATAATTTTCAATTCTAGTCATGCGGCGAAGGAG of Fusarium oxysporum Fo47 chromosome I, complete sequence contains these proteins:
- a CDS encoding Deoxyhypusine synthase, with the protein product MTSNSDAPPSAATEAVLVKSEEMPADAQKVEELDFNKFKGPITAENLFEGMRHMGFQASSMCEAVRIINDMRAWKDPETGDKTTIFLGYTSNLISSGLRGVLRWLVEHNHVSCIVTTAGGIEEDFIKCLGDTYVGSFSTPGAELRRKGLNRIGNLVVPNANYCAFEDWVVPILDKMLEEQEASKGTEEEINWTPSKVIHRLGKEINDERSVYYWAYKNNIPVFCPAITDGSLGDMLYFHTFKSSPLQLKIDLVEDIRRINTIAVRAKRAGMIILGGGIIKHHIANACLMRNGAESAVYINTAQEFDGSDAGARPDEAVSWGKIKIGADNVKVYMEATACFPFIVANTFAKDIGKSDK